From the genome of Gracilinanus agilis isolate LMUSP501 chromosome 2, AgileGrace, whole genome shotgun sequence, one region includes:
- the LOC123236315 gene encoding LOW QUALITY PROTEIN: interferon-induced protein with tetratricopeptide repeats 5-like (The sequence of the model RefSeq protein was modified relative to this genomic sequence to represent the inferred CDS: inserted 2 bases in 1 codon), with product MDLGLAEANIATTTKLXTTESVTFAAKKVRGGAARRAEKGSRDYTHSAATDQLPGSMSQMPRNSLKIILRQLKCHFTWNLLKEDIDLLNLEDTIIDQIEFLDMKSKVTLYNLLAYVKHLKGQNEEALKCLRHAEERIQVEHADQVEIRSLVTWGNFAWVYYYMERFPKAQYYADKVQKGYRKLPNSSRYKIECPEVYCEEGWALLKCGRKYYERAKACFEKALKIEPDNPEFNSGFAIAAYRLDDKEYSCQRVSSLDPLRRAVELNPDNTFVMALLALKLQDLKQEAEGERYIREALEKMSSQPYVLRYAAKFYRRQNSPSKALQLLKIALQATPTSAFLHHQIGVCYKVLMILVKQSTKKRPREKEKEKRELIQSAIFHFRAAMEQNSMFVFAYTDLANMYAEAGQYEKAEDVFQKALHLQHVTDENKQQVHFHYGRFQETHRKSEDIAMYHYLEGVKIKVESSITSKLISALQRLATRRLYENAVDVKSLGALGFIHKLKGQKRQAIECYERALKLDPENGDFISALFELRLSF from the exons ATGGATCTCGGACTAGCTGAGGCAAACATCG caacaacaacaaaact aacAACTGAGTCTGTAACTTTCGCAGCTAAGAAAGTGCGTGGCGGAGCAGCCAGAAGGGCGGAGAAGGGGTCCCGGGACTACACTCACTCCGCAGCCACAGACCAGCTTCCAGGCAGCATGAG tcAAATGCCTAGGAATTCCTTGAAAATTATTCTGAGGCAGCTGAAATGCCACTTTACATGGAACTTGCTGAAGGAAGACATTGATCTACTTAATCTGGAAGATACAATAATTGACCAGATTGAATTCCTTGATATGAAATCCAAAGTCACCCTTTATAACCTCCTGGCCTATGTCAAACACCTAAAAGGTCAAAATGAAGAGGCTCTGAAATGCCTAAGACACGCAGAAGAGAGAATTCAGGTGGAACACGCTGATCAAGTGGAAATAAGAAGCCTTGTGACCTGGGGAAATTTTGCCTGGGTCTATTATTACATGGAAAGATTTCCCAAAGCCCAGTATTATGCAGACAAGGTGCAGAAAGGTTACCGGAAATTGCCCAATTCCTCCCGCTATAAGATCGAGTGCCCAGAGGTTTATTGTGAGGAAGGGTGGGCTCTGCTAAAGTGTGGCAGGAAGTATTATGAAAGGGCCAAGGCGTGTTTTGAGAAGGCCCTGAAGATAGAACCCGACAACCCCGAGTTTAATTCTGGCTTTGCCATCGCAGCCTATCGTCTGGACGATAAGGAATATTCCTGTCAAAGGGTGTCATCCCTCGACCCTCTCCGCAGAGCAGTTGAACTCAATCCGGACAACACGTTTGTCATGGCCCTTCTTGCCCTGAAGCTTCAAGACCTAAAACAGGAAGCGGAAGGAGAACGCTACATCCGGGAGGCCTTAGAGAAGATGTCCTCCCAGCCCTACGTCCTTCGCTACGCGGCCAAATTCTACCGGAGACAAAACTCTCCCAGCAAAGCTCTGCAGCTGTTAAAAATCGCCTTACAGGCCACACCCACGTCTGCGTTCTTACATCACCAGATAGGCGTTTGCTACAAAGTCCTGATGATCCTGGTGAAACAGTCCACCAAGAAGCGACCccgggaaaaagagaaagagaagagggagctgATTCAATCCGCCATCTTTCACTTTCGAGCAGCCATGGAACAGAATTCCATGTTTGTGTTTGCCTATACAGACCTCGCCAACATGTATGCCGAGGCTGGTCAGTACGAAAAGGCAGAAGATGTATTTCAAAAAGCCCTTCATCTGCAGCACGTGACGGACGAAAACAAACAACAGGTCCATTTCCATTACGGCCGCTTTCAGGAGACTCACCGGAAATCGGAGGATATTGCGATGTACCATTACTTAGAAGGCGTCAAGATAAAAGTGGAGTCTTCTATTACCTCCAAACTGATAAGTGCTCTGCAGAGACTGGCCACGCGGCGCCTTTACGAGAATGCCGTGGACGTAAAGAGCCTGGGCGCCCTGGGCTTCATTCACAAGCTCAAGGGACAAAAGAGACAAGCCATCGAGTGCTACGAGAGAGCCCTGAAGCTGGATCCCGAGAATGGGGACTTCATCAGTGCCCTGTTTGAGCTGCGGCTCTCCTTTTGA